The genomic region GAATGTGCCTGAGGAACAGCCCTTGATTTCTCTCAATGCTATGGCAGGAAACACCTCTTTCCAAACCATGAGAGTCACAGGGAGAGTGAGAACACAATCAGTGCATATCCTGATTGACTCAGGTAGCACTCATAATTTTTTGGATGAGGAGGTGGCAAAAAGATTGGGTTGTAGAACTACAAATACTTGTCCTTTACAAGTTTCAGTGGCAAATGGGGATACCATTGTCACCACCAAGACTTGTAAAGATTTTAAATGGCAACGGTTAGGGAATGAATTTAATGCAGATGTGATGATAGTGCCATTAGGAGGATGTGAAATGGTGCTTGGTATACAATGGTTAGCTTCACTTGGCCCTATTAGTTGGGACTTTCATCAGTTAAGAATGGAGTTCAAGTATAAGGGCAAGAGAGTAGTATTGAGGGGTATACAGAAGGGAGAGTTACAATGGGTCAATGGGAAGAAAATTTTCAAAGGGTGCAGAAAAGGGCAATTATGTGCTCTAAGTGTGACTTCTCCTACTACACCAGGGAATAGGGAAACCATACAGCAGATTCCTGAGCCCATTAAGCTGGTGTTGCATGACTATAAAGACCTATTTGAGGAGCCTAAGTCTTTACCTCCACACAGGACTCATGATCACAGGATACACCTTGTTCCTGGTACAGTCCCAATTAATGTCCGGCCATACAGATATCCTGTCATTCAGAAGGATGCAATTGAGCAAATCACCAAAGAAATGTTGGACAGTGGAGTGGTACAACACAGTCAGTCTCCTTTCTCTTCTCCTGTAGTATTGGTTAAAAAGAAAGATGGCACTTGGAGGCTATGTGTGGACTATAGGGAGTTAAACAAACACACTGTCAAAGATAAATTTCCCATTCCCATTATTGATGAATTGCTAGATGAACTACATGGATCTGTCATTTTTTCAAAAATTGACCGAGAGCGGGTATCGCGATTAGAATGGTGATGAGGATGTATCAAAAACAAAGCATTCGGGACTCATGAAGGGCATTATGAATTCCTGGTCATGCCCTTTGGTCTTACTAATGCTCCATCAACTTTTCAAAGCCTGATGAATTCGATTTTTAAGGCTTTTCTTAGAAAATTCATATTGGTCTTTTTTTATGACATTCTCATTTATAGTCCAACATTAGAAGATCATGTCACACATTTGAAAACCACACTGGAAGTATTGAGGAGGCACAATTTGTTTGCTAAGGAGAGCAAGTGCTCATTTGGTGTTCCTAGGGTGGATTATCTTGGGCATGTGATCTCTGCTGATGGAGTGGCTAcagatcctgccaaaattgagGGAGTCATGAAGTGGCCAGTTCCTAAGAATATTAAGGAGTTAAGGAGTTTCTTAGGTCTTACAGGCTACTACAGAAAGTTTGTCAAGGGTTATGGCATTATAAGTAAACCTCTGACAAACTTATTAAAGAAGGATGGGTTTAAATGGTCTGAAGAAGCCACTTTGGCATTCAGACAATTACAAGAAGCTATGAGTCAAGCCCATGTACTAAGGTTACCAGATTTCACAAAGGACTTTGTAGTAGAAACTGATGCTTCTGGCCTTGGCATTGGAGCAGTGTTAACTCAAGAAGGACATCCAGTGGCCTACCTTAGCAAATCATTATCCAAAAAACATTTATCCCTATCCACTTATGAGAAGGAGTTCTTTGGCGGTGGTGTTAGTTGTGGAGAAGTGGAGACCCTACTTGGTGGGAAGACATTTTATTATTAAAACTGATCACTTTAGCCTGAAATTTCTCTTTGGAACAAAAGATAACTAGTTCTTTCCAAAGTAAATGCTTACCTAAACTACTTGGATTGAATTATGAGGTGGTTTACAGGAAGGGCAAGGAGAATACTGTGGCAGATGCACTCTCAAGAGTTTCTGGAGCAGAACTTATGGCCACCATGGTTACTCAAGTAAGGTCTGACTTGCTAAAGAGAGTACAGCTCAGTTGGCAAGACCCTGAATGTGATCAGATAATCCAATCTTTGATGAACAACACTGCTATCACTAGTAAATACAAGTGGAGTGATGATCAATTTACTAGGAAGGGGAGGTTAGTTGTGGGCCCTGATAGTGCATTGAGACGGGACCTCGACCATAATGCATTCATCATCTTTTGGAGGCCATTAAGGGTACATGGGACATATAAGAGATTAAATTCTCTTTTTTATTGGAAGCATATGAAGAAAGATATCAGAAATTTTATAAGGAGATGTGGGGTTTGTCAACAGAATAAGCCTTTATTCGGGCTCTGCAGTCTGTTACAACCATTGCCTATTCCTGAAGCAATTTGGGTAAatatctccatggactttgttgAAGGTCTGCCAAAATCACAAGGGAAGGACACAATTCTGGTGGTTGTGGATAGACTGAGCAAATATGCTCACTTCTTACTCTTATCTCATCCATTTGATGCTACTACTGTGGCAAAAgtcttctttgaacaagttttcaAATTGCATGGTAATCCTCAGACCATAATCAGTGATAGAGATAAGATCTTTTTGAGTAAGTTTTGGCAGGAATTGTTCAAATTACAGCATGTGGAGTTACTTATGTCTACTGCATACCATCCTCAAACTGATGGGCAGACTGAGGTGGTGAATAAGTGTTTGGAAACATATCTCAGGTGCATGAGTGGGGAGAAACCTAAAGAGTGGGCAAGTTGGGTACCTTTAGCAGAGTGGTGGTATAATACTAATTTCCATTTCGCTCTTTGGATTTACTCCTTATGAAGTGGTATATGGGCAATCACCACACCTACATGTACCCTATGTGAGTGGTGATAGTCTTGTTCTTTGCATGAGACAGGAGTTTGAAGGCAAGGGAAGAATGTATTACTATGCTGAAGTTTCATTTAACAAGAGCTCAGTCCAGGATGAAGAATCAGAGTGACAAGCATAGGACTGATAAAGTGTTTGATATTGGTGATCTGGTTTATGTCAAATTGCAGCCTTACAGGCAACAGTCAGTGGTTTATAGGTCATGCAATAAACTTGCTCCTAGGTACTTTGGTCCTTTTGAGATAATTGGGAAGGTGGGAGAAGTGGCTTACAAACTGAATCTTCCTAACCATTCTAAGATACACCCAGtatttcatgtatctcagctcaAGAAACATCATGGGGAGACCCCAGTTGCAGTTACTCTACCTGAATTGGATGGGAGTGGCCTGATCAGAGCTGAACCAGTGGCAGTATTGGAAAGGAAGTTGATGAAAAAGGGGAACCAGGCTGTTGTGTACTTGCTCATACAGTGGTCCAATGGAACAAGGGAAGATGCTACCTGGGAACCTTATGATGACATAGAAAAGAGATTTCCTGATTTTCAAATTGCATAAACTTGAGGACAAGTTTCTTGTTAAGGGGAGTGGTTTGTAACAGAATTTCTGTTACTAAAATCCACATCAGCAAACAACCAACTGGAAATTAGCTGGCAGTTAAGCTCAACAAACTTTCCTGCCCAAATGCTCTTGTATAAATAAGAGATTAGATGATCATAATCATTAGCTTACATTTTTACACAAATCTTCTCACAAATTCTCTCTTTAAACTCTTAGCTAGAACATTGATTAACAACTTGTAATCTTGTTCTTCAAGCTATATTTTCAATCATTCAATCGAATTCAATTCTTTACATTTGTGGATTCCTTTGTTTGATTAGCTAATTGTAAATACACTCTCGGATTTGATTCCCTAAGTGTGTTACACACTACCCAAATTAAGTTAATAATCTAATAATGAAGGTTGCCTCCACCAAATGGCAATCTTATGCGATCAATAAATACGGTAATCATCTGCAAACAATTGGTACAGCGATCAAGCAACATCGATCAATCTGCTCCGCAATCAACACACGATGTTGACAATTATTACTGTGCAAGCAAAAGAAAATGGGAGGAGAGGTGGGGTTTGAGAGTTTAGGATTGAGATTAAAACCATGGAGAGAATTCTATGTACTCCGCAGTGAGATGATGATATGATTGTAACTCGAGAAAGTCACTATAAGAAACACACGCAATTGACACCGTTTTTATGCACGGACAATCTCTAAATAAGGGGACAAATGTCCAAACGAAATTTTGTGGCTACAATCAGTCCAGAAATTTCATTCGGGCTCTATACTACTAAAGGTAGTCTATGAAAGGTTGGATCCACATTTATCCTCACGATGTAACCAATCCTTTACATTTCTTATTTTGTATTGGAgtaaataccataaaaacaaacaaaatctCGAGATTTTATCATGGTTTGAAAAAGCATAATCTTAGGTGGACGTGGAAATGTCCTAATACCCTATTTTCTTTGAGTGATGTATAAACGATCCAAAATTAGAAATTAAGTTTGAATTACAATTGTAGTTCATAAGATCGCGCAAACCAGTTGAACCAGCTGTCCTCTTGATTCAGTTTTTGCTGGCGGTACAAAATCTTCAATAAATCCTCTTTGAGGGAATTCTTATGGAGCAAGATTCCCTAAAAATTGGCATGTAATGATGTAAGTATTTAACTCATGAGTTACTACCTCCTACAAAACAGCTACCAAAATGGCAGGGAACAATTTCAAATAGAGGTCGGACAGGTCACATCGGATTCGGATTTTGTCGGTACGTATATGGTTATGGTTTGGTTGGGTTCAAGCCATCATCCATTCAGGTCAGATTTAGTATGGATTCGATTCATATCAATACGGAATAAAATTGTCAGCCTATGAATTTAAATCAGTTGAATAACTTCATGTTGAGATACCTGGCAAAGGTAAAGGCCGAAAGTCTAGAAGATTCTCAATAATCCTTGGTATTTCTTTGAAGCTTTATCCGAGTCCCCCCAAGAAAATTAGTTTCAGACAACCAGACTAAACAGTAACATTGCTTAAGACCACTGCCTTTATTTTATGTTGTATATACTTCCATTATAGCCACTTACCTATTAACCATGGTGAATTAATGTAGTAACGACTAACGACCGAACATAAAAACGATCAAAAACTCTATCTCAAACGCAAATTTCCATGACATTAATACGTACCTTCATTTTGCATTTGACTTTTGGTGGCTCGTGAGGGTAGACAGGCGGAACTCAAAAGGAAAGCACAAATATACCGCCCCTGCAAAAAAAGTCAGTCCCGAAAATAAAGTTCTCTTAGGACCTCGGGTAGATAAGTAGAACTCAATTTGGTAAGTACACAAAACAAAAAGCCAATAATATAAAAGCAACTATTAGTATTTTCTCTAAAAAAAACTTGATAAAAGCAGATTAGCGAACTATAATCCCTTTAACCAAAAATCACACGCGTACTTAAAAGTTATAGAGGGAAATGAACTGCTACAGGACTGGAATCCACGCATAGGTGTACTTGAAAGGAAACCACAAATATCCACCTAATATGAATTCCATGCACCTCACACCCACCTTCGATGCCTAACCACCCACATAAACACCAATTCCCTGCACCTCACACCCCTGCCAATCCTCCTTCAACAACCTCACTCCCCTATTCCGCCACCTCGCCAACGCCATTGTCTTAATTAAAAACCAAAGTTCATAACCCGTATTATTTCAATAAACCAAAACTTTCAATACTTTTCTGTTATCTACGATCAAAAACACCATGACCCACAAACataattaaaaacaacaaaaaggaATCCAAAACCCAAAATCCACAATATAGAAATCCTTTTTAACCAAGTAAGATACATCTCAAAACCCTATtacagaaaaaagaaaaaaaaaaagaattaatgtaattttataccTGTCATCAGTCCTGAATATCACGaatttggttttattttattttctattttcatTTCCAGAGTAACCTTTCTCTCCTATTAACACTTATCGCCCTTATAGTTTTACCCAACTCAATCCTGATGTTACCCAAAAGCTTGCTCTTGTACAAATTACCTAGTTTGTCTGGAACTACTGAGTGTACACTACACTGCAACTACATAGTATATTAAAAAACTATCGGTTGAAAAATAACATAACttgctacatataaatagtataGGCATTAAGTGGTCATATCCGactcaatataaacaacaaaACTCCAAAACTAAACATCTAGTCAAAGCCATACAATTGATCTACTACAGCAAATTGCAGGAAAGAGCCCTCAAGTACGATACTAACTTTTAATCAAAACATTGCACTTTTCACCTCTACCACAAGTCACAAGTCTCGCAACTATCTCAAAGCGTAATTAAATAGCATTTGAAGAGGAAATGCGAGGGAAGGAGGATTCAAGGAATGAGGGGGGAATGGAGCAACAGAATATTCCCTTCTTCAAAACTATTGAGGTAGGGATTTTCATTTGTCTGGAATGAGGCAAAATAGATTCCTCCATTTCCCTCCCCCTCTGTTTACCTACTACTCGACGTGCTAACCAGTCAACGAAATTTATATCCCTCTGACCCCCTCCTATTCCTTTTTCTCCATCCATCTTCGCAAAACTGAGGCCTGCAACTAATGTGGACGCATTCTGTACCTAAAAAATTGTTTATTTGTAAAATTGTAATGGTCATAGAGGTTTACAAAATTCTTATTAAATGTTGTCAGATTTACATTCCCAGAAACATTTTTTTAGTGCCTTCTTAAGCTTAAAACACTAAACTATTAGTGAAAAGATGTATCAAATGTACATGTCCAAATGGTGCTAAACATTGGAAAAGACACATCTACTAAAAAGGATTACTGCATGAATTACAACTCTTCTATACTGTTTCAGTTGACAAtttgacaataatcacatactacacacccGAAATCATCCGCCCAATCTCCACTTGCTATAAAGTAAACGATCAAGGTGCTATTTACACACTTCCAATCTAACATCTAAAAAGGCAGAGATCTAATCAACAACTCACGAAAAACAAATCCCTAAAATTATGTCGAAATCAAAACCTAGTAGATAAAATAAAGCAAAAAACACCAAATGAAACTAATGTGAACACCAAGACTACGGTGAGCAACTGAACAATCAATACACAGTAAGATCTTGAGCGTCACCAGCGTCTGGTTACTTGAAAAACCTAGCACACTACTTTTTCTTATAAAATCTCAGTAAGGAGATTGCTTGAACACCACCTACCTTCTTCTAAAAGGAGTTGATTTTGATACTAAAATTCATCTGCTTTCATATCTATCCAAACCCCCACCAAAAAAACTTTCAATTTGTGGATGTCACAGTAATCAACATCGCTAAACGAAAAAACTAACCCTAAAAATTGCACAATAAATTTCACCAGGCCATAATCACTCCATTAAACAACTAATTAGATAAAagttcaaaacaaaaacaatataTCAATGTCAAAGAACAATGATCagatgaaattaaaaaaaaaaaaaacagtaaattcTCACTTACCATAATAATTTACTTCGTTGATGTTGAAGCTagcaaagaaagaaaaaaggaaaCGGATGAGAAGATGGAGGTAAGAGTTTGAGGGGGGCGATGAATCCGATGATGGTGAAAATAATTTGAGGTGTCTTGAGAGAAAATGAATACGAAAATAATGGAGGTGAGAGGGTGAGAATGTGAGATATTAGGGAAAGTAAAATAACGAAAGAAAGTAAAAATCAGGAGAGTTGAGGAGAACGGAAGGGAGTCCGGCCTTTTTGTTAAGTTGACAGTCCAGTAAGAGGCGGCCCAAAGGAGTCTCAAAACCCGCACAAAGCATCCTGCCCAGCCCACATAGGTGTTACTATTCATTGCGCAAGTTACTATTCATTGATGAATAGTAACATGGGTGCTCTCACATTTTATAAAGGTGTTAGATAGTAAGTATTAATGATACTTTCCACAGCTGTAGACCAAAGGAATAAGAAATAATCAAACCAAAAACAGAAGTCAACGGAAAAAACAACCACTATTTCCCATGCTACCTACAGCATTAGATAAAACAAATAACACCATCAAATGGTGCTTCCTAGATCCGACCTTCAACATAATGAGAAATAAAAAATTCACAACACAGTTATATCAAAGCAACAGCTAATACCTTGTGTGGCCGAAACAGAAAACAAAGCCACTCTTGCCTCATCTAACTGCACGGTTCCACTTTTCAATTCTCATCCACCAAATGAAGTCATCTTAATCCAGTGATCTCTCAAATAGTCAAATGTCAAAAAGAAACCTTTTTTCCTGAAATGGGAAACCTAAACTTTAAAACAGTGCCATTCATAAGAAGAGATTGGCAAAAGACACCAAAACAGTAGAGGTGATGTTCAGGCACATACCCGCACAAGGAGAACTGCAAACTTCCCCAGTTGCTACAGAAGCGGGGTCGACATTTGGCAATTTTAAGATAGATAGCAGCAGGACCGAAAATTGCCACTTCTCAGGCAAAATTCATCATTCAATAATCAATCTCCTCTCTTCAAAAAATTGTAGACATTTATATATTTGAGAGCTCATAATTGTTACAAATGCATGATAGCAGTCAAGATAACAGTATAGTCACTCGACTACACCAGCATTAGGTCAAGCTTTGAACAAGTTCTGCAGGAAATAAATCTTTCCCTAACTCTTCAGTAGATTTTCAAACAGGCCGAAAGAGTGCTCAAGACGTCCAGGTTTGCAGTATGTTTTAACCATGATTTGGCATGGGACACGATCGACTCGGAGGCCAGAATTCCATATCTTGGCAAAAATTTCTTCAGCCTCAATGAAGTTACCTTTCACGCAATGACCTTTTATCAGTTCAGTATAGGTTATAACATCTGGATTGTATCCAGTTCGAAGCATTTCATCATGTAGCTGTAGCGCAAGCTGAACCAATCCTACATCACAAGCAGCACCCACTAACATGTTGTATGTTACTATATCAGGGGAGACATTTCTTTCGACCATCTCTCTCAATGTTGATAGAGCTCCTTTAATGTTAGCGACCTTCAACAAGGCATAAATGATGGCATTGTAAGTATATATGTTTGGACAAACCCCAGTCGAAATCATTTGCTTTTTGATTAACAATGCATTGTCGATGTCTCCACATTTTCCATAACCATATATGATACTATTCCAAATGAAAGGTTCTGGAACAATTGAATTATCTAACAACCAGCTCAATAACTCTGATGCCCTACCAACCTCTCCACGTGAACAAAAGCCCCAGGCAATCAATTTGTAAGTGAGCCAATCAGGGGAAACTCCTATACTAAGCATTGAGCCAACGAAGCTCAAAGCCTCATCGAATTCTCCAATCTTACCTAAGTGACTTAGAAAGGTATTGCAAGTGAACGCATCAGGACGTATTCCTCTCTTAAACATTGCTCCCAAGCAACTAAATGCATGTTTCATCTTATGGTTTAAACATAAACCATGGATAAGAACATTACATGCCACAACGTTTATTGGTGTACCATCTTCCAATATCTTTCTCCAATTATCAAGAGCTTCAGCAACGTCTCTACTCTTGAAGTAGCAATCCATTAGGATGGTTGAAGTAATCAAATGAGCGGGTCTCCTTTTACAACTATCATCTAAAATCTCAGTAAATAAATCCCTGGCAGCTCCCACCAATCCTTCTTTGCATAAAGCATGAAGTAGAATGTTACAACTAATCCTGTTTGGCATAATGCCATGTGTAGCCATTGAAGAAAATATTGTCAAGGCTTTATCAATCTCTCCGTGTAAACAGTAGCCTTTCATCATTGTGTTGAAAGTTGCACTATTAGGCAATGGGCCTCTAATTAACATCTCTTGAATAAAATATTCCGCCTTCTCTAAGCAGCCAGCTTTACAAATTGCattgattaattgattgtgtGTAACT from Silene latifolia isolate original U9 population chromosome 3, ASM4854445v1, whole genome shotgun sequence harbors:
- the LOC141647611 gene encoding uncharacterized protein LOC141647611; the encoded protein is MAAASHFSFLGFSAMARFTSLFPSRHWTFGYDSVIMFVKDLAANVQDSCEHIGQGSDSGNNGFNENENEVPEIVFNVLDTMLMNTLDRLKTIRENISFPEIICPKIFRTAEYYEDEAMIRVLCSEGKLDAALWLRRELVMKNCIPDVVTHNQLINAICKAGCLEKAEYFIQEMLIRGPLPNSATFNTMMKGYCLHGEIDKALTIFSSMATHGIMPNRISCNILLHALCKEGLVGAARDLFTEILDDSCKRRPAHLITSTILMDCYFKSRDVAEALDNWRKILEDGTPINVVACNVLIHGLCLNHKMKHAFSCLGAMFKRGIRPDAFTCNTFLSHLGKIGEFDEALSFVGSMLSIGVSPDWLTYKLIAWGFCSRGEVGRASELLSWLLDNSIVPEPFIWNSIIYGYGKCGDIDNALLIKKQMISTGVCPNIYTYNAIIYALLKVANIKGALSTLREMVERNVSPDIVTYNMLVGAACDVGLVQLALQLHDEMLRTGYNPDVITYTELIKGHCVKGNFIEAEEIFAKIWNSGLRVDRVPCQIMVKTYCKPGRLEHSFGLFENLLKS